A portion of the Rhinopithecus roxellana isolate Shanxi Qingling chromosome 19, ASM756505v1, whole genome shotgun sequence genome contains these proteins:
- the LOC104668202 gene encoding galectin-3: MADNFSLHDALSGSGNPNPQGWPGPWGNQPAGAGGYPGASYSGAYPRQAPPGVYPGQAPPGAYPGAPGAYSGASGVYPGPPSGPGAYPSPGQPSAPGAYPATGPYGAPAGPLSVPYNLPLPGGVVPRMLITILGTVKPNANRIALDFKRGNDVAFHFNPRFNENNRRVIVCNTKLDNNWGREERQSVFPFESGKPFKIQVLVESDHFKVAVNDAHLLQYNHRVKQLNEISKLGISGDIDLTNASYTMI; the protein is encoded by the coding sequence ATGGCAGACAATTTTTCGCTCCATGATGCCTTATCTGGGTCTGGAAACCCAAACCCTCAAGGATGGCCTGGCCCATGGGGGAACCAGCCTGCTGGGGCAGGGGGCTACCCAGGGGCCTCCTATTCTGGGGCCTACCCCAGGCAGGCACCCCCAGGGGTTTATCCTGGACAGGCACCTCCAGGTGCCTACCCTGGAGCACCTGGAGCTTATTCTGGAGCATCTGGAGTCTACCCAGGGCCACCCAGTGGCCCTGGGGCCTACCCATCTCCTGGACAGCCAAGTGCTCCCGGAGCCTACCCTGCCACTGGCCCCTATGGCGCCCCTGCTGGGCCACTGTCGGTGCCTTATAACCTGCCTTTGCCTGGAGGAGTGGTGCCTCGCATGCTGATAACAATTCTGGGCACGGTGAAGCCTAATGCAAACAGAATTGCTTTAGATTTCAAGAGAGGGAATGATGTTGCCTTCCACTTTAACCCACGCTTCAATGAGAACAACAGGAGAGTCATTGTTTGCAATACGAAGCTGGATAATAactggggaagggaagaaagacagTCAGTTTTCCCATTTGAAAGTGGGAAACCATTCAAAATACAAGTACTGGTTGAATCTGACCACTTCAAGGTTGCGGTAAATGATGCTCACTTGTTGCAGTACAATCATCGGGTTAAACAGCTCAATGAAATCAGCAAACTGGGAATTTCTGGTGACATAGACCTCACCAATGCTTCATACACCATGATATAA